CCTGAATTCCAACTCACATTTTAATATAAAGTATTTTAATAtaacatataaaggtaaaggtaaagggacccctgaccgtttggtccagttgcggatgactctggggttgcagtgctcatctcgctttactagccgagggagccggcatacagcttccaggtcatgtgaccgagcaatgggagctcaccacatcgcggggatttgaaccgccgactttctgaccggcaaaccctaggctctgtgttttagaccacagtgccacccgagtCCTAGGTAATATAATGTATATATTTACTTAAATCCAAATATGGTATGTATTTGGATACAATATATTTAGAAATGCGTACACGGATATAAAATGTATACTTATACATCTTATATCAGTatatgcatttcaaaatatattgTATCCAAATTCACATCCCAGTAggttgttttttggggtgggagtggggtttgATTTGGAACTGTATCGCAAAATTCAAAGGAATGCAGATTGTAAAGGTTAATCTTGGCATGATCTGCACAAGAGTATAGCAGAGGTAGATCAACCGAGTCCACCTCAGAATTCACAGAAATTGAATTCCTCAAGTATCTCAGGTAAGACCCATGCTATTCAGCACCTTGACAACAAATGCTGACATGAATGCAAATCAAGAACCATTGCTTAACTTCTGTACTTGGCAGATTTTAGTGAAGTGtatctatcccccccccttttctttcacaTAGCATGCAATTTGTAATGATGGAAACTACAGCCAACATGAGTTCCATGTCCCATTTTCTACTGCTGGAGTTCTCTGAGATTCGAGAGCTGCAGCTCTTGCACTTCTTTGTATTCCTGGCATTGTACTTGGCAACTGTGACTGGAAATCTTCTCATCATATCTGCAATAGTCTCTGATAACCACCTGCAcactcccatgtacttcttcctggtGAACCTAGCCATGCTGGACCTTGGTTCAATTTCTGTAGCTATACCTAAATCCACAGTCAATTCCTTCTTTAATACCAGATTGATTTCTCATTCTGGATGTGTTGCCCAGGTTTTCTTCCTACTCTTTTTTGTAGCATCAGATTTTGCCCTCCTCACAGTGATGGCACATGATCGccatgttgccatttgcaacccTCTGCGGTATGAGACAATAATGAACAAAGTAGCCTGTACGCAAATGGTTGCAAGTGCATGGATAAGTGGCCTTGTCTATGCAATAGTACACACAAGTAGCACTTTTGCAATCTCCTTCTGCTCTAATGTGGTTCATCAGTTCTTCTGTGAAATCCCACAGTTGCTCAAGCTCTCCTGCACTGATTTATACCTAGTTGAAGTTGGTGTTCTTGTGCTGAGTGCTAGCATAGTGCTCAGTTGCTTCATTTTCATCATTGTAACATATGTACAAATCTTCACTACAGTGCTGAGAATTCCCTCGGTGAAGGGAAGGCAAAAGGCCTTCTCCACGTGTCTTCCCCACCTTATTGTGGTCTCCATGTTTGTATTCACTGGAATTTTTGCCTATCTCAGGCTTCCCTCTAATTCACAATCTAATCTGGATTTGGTGTTTGCAGTTATATATTCTGTGGTCCCACCCCTGATGAATCCACTGGTCTACAGCATGAGGAACAAAGATATCAAGGTTGCCATGTGGAAAATGCTGAATCTGAAGGGCTCCTCTAGGAATCCCTTCTCAGAATTTCATTCCTAAGCTCAAACTTCTTGGtgatacatacatatacatacatatacatacatatactttagccaacctgatgccttccatCTGTTTTagacttcaactctcatcagttTCACTCTGTATGCACAatggtaaaggatgatgggagtttaggCTATAGAATTGGCAGCCCCTAAATTAAATGCATATAaacattttggggtgtgtgtgtatcaatTCTATTCAATTTGATTCGATTGCCCTAAGATTCCTCCATAAAAGGTCAGAGACATTATGAAAAATGTAAACACTTCCGAGTAAGACAAGTCTACCAAGAGACTATTTGCCAGTGGACAGGTAAACATTTTTTCATGAGAGGTTGGCATCTTTTTGAAGCCTCTGGGATACAGGCCTGGGATCTACTTCACTCATTTTACTACATGTTGGGACTTCAGTAGTTACGAGGGCAGAATGTAACCTATAGCAAGGTTGCACAAGCTCAGTGGGAGATTTGAGGCAAGAGGAAGCCACTCTTATGGGCAGCAAATTCATTACCTCAGAGTAATTTGAGTTATGCCTGTTGTCTCCTTTCTCTAAAGGGGTTTTGTGATGACACAACCTGAAACAAAGAAGTTCAGTATGACAgtgctctgttttatttattttatgacacttgtttaaattatattttgcatGTAAGAACCATATTTATGTACTGCTGTTTGATGCTTGTTTTATGCCATTTACACCTGTATAAGTTCTTTGCTGAGAATCccttattaaaatacattaagaaTTTCCGGGTGGAAATACTTAATATTGTAGAAAGAAGTACAGGCTATGACAGGCatagaccctccagatgttttgggactacaactcccatcatccctgaccacaggtcgagttagctagggatgatgggaattgtagtcccaaaacatctggcgggccaagtttgcctatgcctgggctatgaTCTTCCCAGAAACCTGAAAATAACACTTCTTTTTGAAATTTAATTCTGAAGTCAGTAATACTGATTTACAGCAGAATGCTACACCGCTAACAGGAAAATGGTATAGTGcacaaaaattggaaaaatacccacccacacatatttatttgtttaaaaaaacaagactcaaagcagttaacaaaaaaacaaacaaacgtacAACAGAAACACAATACATAATTATCAAGAAAACAAATTTATTGAGTGATGGGTTTTATTTGTACATTTCTAGAATGATAATGTAAATGATGATATTTTCCTTTGTATCTATAAGAAaggggtttggttttttgttaTGTTGCCCCTTCCACATTCACGTGTCATTTTTCCTTAccctttttcctccctttttccttcatttattttctttttttcctgacaAGAAAGGTTGTTTGATGTACAAGGTCTTGGCCAAAAAGTGCAATATTATAAGATcaataacatttattattattattattattattattattattattgaattatacaaaatggtttttttttaaaaaaaaataagttaccCAAGCACTTAACTTCAGATTTGGTGTCCTTGGAATGAAAATCACTAAGTCACTGAAGTCTGGTCTTTTTGTTATAtttggcgcgcgcgcacacacacacacacacacacacacacctgacaaaGGATGGAAGGGCCCATAGCATTAATTGCCCAACAcatccttctcctccttcaggGTTCTAAGCAGTCTCTCTCTACCCAAGCCATGATTTAGGTTTCAGTAaatcatgtgtttgtgtgttcccAGCTCCACATAAGTCTGCACAATGACAAATTCCTGGCCTATTCTTTCCCTACACCTAGGATGATGTGGTATCAAGCTGCAGGGGATGAGGAGCAAACTCTTGAGTAAAAAGGGTGCTTTAAAAAGAGACTGCAGTTCCTTCTCCTACAGGAGGGGTGACTCTGTCCAGGAGTCCACTGGGGGACCAATGGGCCCATACACCTCTCAATGGTGGCCTGTGTGGGGTCGTGCCATGTTGGGGGCGACTCTCCTACACAAGTTCAACCACACCACATTCCTATCAGGTGGAAGGCagtcctgtaatcaataaagttgtggcctaattcaacCCAATACTGTGTTCATTCTTGTGGCCCTACCTTCACCCGCTACGGCCATTATGCGACTGTGACAGCAAATCTTTCTCCTCTATTGGGTTCCCACGtagcaaaaacacaaaaaagtggggaggggagttgaaaattggaaaaatacccacccacacaATTCACAGTGAGGAAGTCAAATCTCTTTGTCTTCCAAGCTCCATTGGGGACTAGACAAACTTGACCAGGTCAAAAGACATGTAAAAAGGATACTTAGCAGGCTAgctagcatgggcgtaggcaggggggcaggagggggcaattgcacCCCCTAGAAGCAatggctgaggggcgcagcagtgtggcagccccaggctcccgctcccggcgcgaagctccagagtcgcgcagggaacacgagcctgtggctgcgtcctccgcgcctcccaggtcttcggaggaggcggccccaggctcccgctcccaacgcgagcctggggccgcctcctccgaagacctgggaggcgcggaggaggcagccacaggctcgcgttcctgGCatgactctggagcttcgtgccgggagcgggagcctggtctggggccgcctcctccgaagacctgggaggcgcggaggacacAGCCACAGGCccgcgttccctgcgcgactctggagcttcgcgccgggagcgggagcctggggccgcctcctccgaagacctgggaggcgcaggccacgtggccccgcccacatttccgctgtggcccctcccctcccgccccttgcccccgccccttccccccctaatttttatcctggctacgcccctgctagcTAGGGTCATTACATTAACAAAGAGATTGGTTTTACCACTTCAGCATTTCCTTCTCCTACAGTCTCCATTATTAGAGATACAAAATCAAATGAGTTTGATTGTAGCTGTAATCAAGAATCTGAAGCCATTCCCATCTATCATATATATGAAGAAGAAAGTTATGGCATTGAACTTTTTACATTGCTTTGTGGGAGAACAACATGAATCTCCAGTTTCAGTCTAATCTTCTGATTCAAAATGAAGCACAAAAtggatgaacaagtgaaatcctcaatgatacattgggcaatgaatattggtcataatattgaGATGTTGGCATGGGAGTGGTTGTGGAATATAGATCTAAGGTTTATAGCAAGTTATGGTTTGAGgaagaactatatgaaaatgaagtatagatggtatttgacacccaACTGAGCAGCAAAAATGT
The window above is part of the Zootoca vivipara chromosome 13, rZooViv1.1, whole genome shotgun sequence genome. Proteins encoded here:
- the LOC132592935 gene encoding olfactory receptor 14J1-like — its product is MSSMSHFLLLEFSEIRELQLLHFFVFLALYLATVTGNLLIISAIVSDNHLHTPMYFFLVNLAMLDLGSISVAIPKSTVNSFFNTRLISHSGCVAQVFFLLFFVASDFALLTVMAHDRHVAICNPLRYETIMNKVACTQMVASAWISGLVYAIVHTSSTFAISFCSNVVHQFFCEIPQLLKLSCTDLYLVEVGVLVLSASIVLSCFIFIIVTYVQIFTTVLRIPSVKGRQKAFSTCLPHLIVVSMFVFTGIFAYLRLPSNSQSNLDLVFAVIYSVVPPLMNPLVYSMRNKDIKVAMWKMLNLKGSSRNPFSEFHS